The sequence CTTCGCCGATCATCAGGCCGGCGTAGAGGAACCCCGTGTACGGCCTCCCCTCCGCTGCCAGGCCATGTAAGGTCGGCCGAATGATCTCGGCCATGATCCTGGCATTGAGCGCCGGCGTCACCACCGGCGCCGGCGAATAGGCGCCCAGGCCGCCGGTGTTGGGGCCGCGATCGCCCTCATCGCGCGCCTTGTGATCCTGGGCGCTGGCCATGGCTAGCACCTGCTCCCCAGCAGCGATCACCATAAAGCTGGCCTCCTCGCCGGCCAGGAAGTCTTCCACCACCACCCGTCGCCCGGCTGCCCCGAAGGCGCTGCCCGTGAGCATGGCGCGGGCCGCCGATACCGCCTCCTCCACGGTGCCAGCCACCACCACGCCCTTGCCCGCCGCCAGCCCGTCCGCCTTGACCACGATCGGCGCGCCCCGGGAACGGATGTACTCCACCGCCGGATCGGGCTCGGTGAAGACGCGGTAAGCCGCGGTCGGAATGCCATGACGGGCCAAGAACTCCTTGCAAAAGGCCTTGGATCCCTCGAGCTGGGCGGCCGCGCCGGTCGGCCCGAAGCACCGCAACCCCAGGGCGCGGAACTGGTCCACGATGCCCATGACCAGGGGTCCCTCCGGCCCCACCAGGGTGAGGTCAATGGCCCGGGATGCGGCGAAGCTCCGCAGGGCCGGTAAATCCTCGGCGGCGATGGGCACGTTCTCGACCTTGGGCTCCGTCTCGGTGCCGGCATTGCCCGGCGCCACGTAGACCTTTTCGACCCTGGGCGACTGGGCCACCTTCCAGGCCAAGGCATGTTCGCGACCGCCGCCGCCGATGATGAGGATTTTCATGGGCTTCTCGTATGCAGAAAAAAGACCCGCGCCGATCGGAGCGGGCAGCTACCCCAAAGCGTTTCCATCTCCCTATGTTGCCGGAGAGATCGCGCCGCGGCAATCGAAGGCCAACCCGGGACGGTACGCCCACCGCCCGATCCTGGCTATACTCCCGCATTCCTTCCCCGCCATGGATACGAACCGCGGTGAGCGTTCCTCTGATTCGGTTCGAGCACGTCACCCTCGCCGTCCGGAGCCAGCGCCTGCTCAGCGACGTCAGCTTTTCCCTGGCCTCCGGCGAGAAGGCGGTGGTACGCGGCCGTTCGGGCGCAGGCAAAAGCACGTTGCTTAAGACCTTGCTCGGACTGCACCGGCCGACTGCCGGGCGCATCCTGTACCAGGGCCGGCCGCTCGACCCTGCCACCACCCGGCTGCTCCGGACCCATGCCGCCTACATTGGCCAGGAACCGGTGCTAGGCGCGGAAACGGTCCGCGAGGCCCTGTTGCTGCCGTTCCGGTTCAAGGCCCACCGCGGCCGCACCCCTACCGAGGCACAGCTGGTCGCGACCCTGGCGGGGTTGGGACTGCCGGCGGCGCTCCTCGACCATCCCGCCGGCCGCGTTTCCGGCGGCGAGAAGCAGCGGATCGCCCTAGCCCGGGCGCTGCTTCTGGGGAAGAGTCTTTACCTGCTGGACGAAATCACGAGCGCCTTGGATGCCGAGAGCAAACAGGCCGTACTGGCGCTGTTGCTGGACCCCACCATCACCGTGCTGTCGGTGGCCCACGATCCGGAATGGATCGCCCGCTGCACCAAGGTCTATGATCTCGACCAGGGGCGACTGGCTCGGGAGACCCAGCTTGGCGACGGTTGACATCGGCCTGCCGCAGATGGCGGTCCTGCTGGGCGTGGTGGTGCTGCCCTGGGGGCTGCTGGGACTGATCGGGCTGAGGCTATCCAAGGACCTCGGCATCGCCATCCTGCGCATGGGCCTGCAGTTAACACTGGTGGGCATTTACCTCAAGACCTTGTTCGCCCTCAACAACCCGTGGCTCAACGGGCTCTGGATCCTGGTCATGCTGACCGTGGCCGATCTGGCCATCCTGCGCCGCGCCGGCCTCCGGGCCCGGCTGTTCTTTCTCTCCACCTTCACTGCGGTGAGCCTGAGCGTGCTGTTTTCCGCCGCCTACCTGGTGCTTCTCGTGATCCGCCCGCCTCTCTTGTACGATGCCCGCTACCTGGTGCCCCTGACCGGGATGATCCTGGGCAACTGCCTGCAGGGGAACGTCATCGCCCTGGAGCGGTTCTACACCGCCCTGCGCCACCACGAAGACCAGTACCTCACCTATCTCCTGCTGGGCGCCAGCCGCTGGGAGGCGGTCCGGCCGTATTTCCGGGAGGCGGTGCGGGCGGCGGTCAACCCCACCGTGGCGAGCATGGCGACCATGGGGCTGGTTTCCCTCCCCGGCATGATGACTGGGCAGATCCTGGGTGGCGGCGAACCTTGGCTGGCGGTCAAATATCAGATCGCCATCATGTTGTGCATTTTCACCAGCACCACCCTGGCCGTGATCCTCAATCTGAGACTCGGCCTCGGCATCGGCTTCGACGAGTTCGACGTATTGCGAGACAACCTCGTGCGGGAAGCATGAAGCTCTCCTGCGACGCCATCGACGCCACTGACCCCCTTGAACGCCTCACCCCCTGTCGTCCAATTCAAAGCCGTCGTCAAGCACTACGAAGGCAAGACCGTCCTGCCCGGCCTCGACTTCGCGGTGGCCGAAGGGGAGTTTTTGACCCTGCTCGGCCCTTCCGGCTG is a genomic window of Candidatus Methylocalor cossyra containing:
- the purD gene encoding phosphoribosylamine--glycine ligase, which encodes MKILIIGGGGREHALAWKVAQSPRVEKVYVAPGNAGTETEPKVENVPIAAEDLPALRSFAASRAIDLTLVGPEGPLVMGIVDQFRALGLRCFGPTGAAAQLEGSKAFCKEFLARHGIPTAAYRVFTEPDPAVEYIRSRGAPIVVKADGLAAGKGVVVAGTVEEAVSAARAMLTGSAFGAAGRRVVVEDFLAGEEASFMVIAAGEQVLAMASAQDHKARDEGDRGPNTGGLGAYSPAPVVTPALNARIMAEIIRPTLHGLAAEGRPYTGFLYAGLMIGEDGVPRVLEYNCRLGDPETQPVLLRLKSDLVDLCLAALDGQLATADIEWDARAALGVVLAAGGYPGSYATGDRIHGLPERPDPEVKVFHAGTRRRGDSVVTAGGRVLCVCALGATVAEAAAKAYAQAGRIHWNNIYYRKDIGYRALGRA
- a CDS encoding ABC transporter permease, with translation MATVDIGLPQMAVLLGVVVLPWGLLGLIGLRLSKDLGIAILRMGLQLTLVGIYLKTLFALNNPWLNGLWILVMLTVADLAILRRAGLRARLFFLSTFTAVSLSVLFSAAYLVLLVIRPPLLYDARYLVPLTGMILGNCLQGNVIALERFYTALRHHEDQYLTYLLLGASRWEAVRPYFREAVRAAVNPTVASMATMGLVSLPGMMTGQILGGGEPWLAVKYQIAIMLCIFTSTTLAVILNLRLGLGIGFDEFDVLRDNLVREA
- a CDS encoding ABC transporter ATP-binding protein, with the protein product MSVPLIRFEHVTLAVRSQRLLSDVSFSLASGEKAVVRGRSGAGKSTLLKTLLGLHRPTAGRILYQGRPLDPATTRLLRTHAAYIGQEPVLGAETVREALLLPFRFKAHRGRTPTEAQLVATLAGLGLPAALLDHPAGRVSGGEKQRIALARALLLGKSLYLLDEITSALDAESKQAVLALLLDPTITVLSVAHDPEWIARCTKVYDLDQGRLARETQLGDG